A single window of Castor canadensis chromosome 3, mCasCan1.hap1v2, whole genome shotgun sequence DNA harbors:
- the LOC141421673 gene encoding large ribosomal subunit protein eL32-like: MAALRPLVKPKIVKKRTKKFIRHQSDRYVKIKRNWRKPRSIDNRVRRRFKGQILMPNIGYGSNKKTKHMLPSGFRKFLVHNVKELEVLLMCNKSYCAEIAHNVSSKNRKAIVERAAQLAIRVTNPNARLRSEENE, translated from the coding sequence ATGGCTGCCCTCAGACCTCTGGTGAAGCCCAAGATCGTGAAAAAGAGGACCAAGAAGTTCATCCGGCACCAGTCAGACCGCTATGTCAAAATTAAGCGTAACTGGCGGAAACCTAGGAGTATTGACAACCGAGTGCGGAGACGATTCAAGGGCCAGATCTTGATGCCCAACATCGGTTACGGgagcaacaagaaaacaaagcacatgCTGCCCAGTGGCTTCCGGAAGTTCCTGGTCCACAATGTCAAGGAGCTGGAAGTGCTTCTGATGTGTAACAAATCTTACTGTGCCGAGATCGCACACAACGTTTCCTCGAAGAACCGCAAAGCCATCGTGGAAAGAGCGGCCCAGCTGGCCATCAGAGTCACCAACCCCAACGCCAGGCTGCGCAGTGAAGAAAACGAATAG